Proteins from a single region of Bdellovibrio svalbardensis:
- a CDS encoding TetR/AcrR family transcriptional regulator — protein sequence MGAAPATHTNPEKKYMLKIPVQKRSKETVASIVESCARLLVQEPYHAITTDKIAEMAGVSIGSLYQFFANKEAIVAAVIDDLLQKDLVYIEEQLGKLQATDLDSKVHAFIDIGFSRFHDNRPLRTALQGVQGMLDYWETRRVFFEHYQKAVLAHMPQLPTRDRDMVALFIVSSFNNILQLSLLGPQTPERENAVKKEVYTLISRYLQP from the coding sequence ATGGGCGCAGCTCCCGCTACTCACACAAATCCTGAAAAGAAATACATGCTAAAAATTCCGGTCCAAAAGAGATCGAAAGAGACAGTGGCAAGTATTGTTGAGTCTTGTGCACGTTTATTGGTTCAAGAACCTTACCATGCAATCACGACTGATAAGATTGCTGAAATGGCTGGAGTGAGCATCGGCTCTCTCTATCAGTTCTTTGCAAACAAAGAAGCCATCGTCGCTGCAGTGATTGATGATCTTTTGCAAAAAGACCTGGTTTACATTGAAGAACAACTAGGAAAGCTTCAAGCAACGGATCTTGACTCGAAAGTTCACGCCTTCATTGACATTGGATTCTCAAGATTCCATGACAATCGTCCTTTAAGAACCGCTCTTCAAGGCGTCCAAGGCATGCTGGACTACTGGGAAACACGCCGAGTGTTCTTCGAACACTATCAAAAGGCCGTACTCGCCCATATGCCACAGCTTCCAACGCGTGATCGCGACATGGTTGCTTTGTTTATCGTGAGCTCTTTTAACAACATCCTGCAATTGAGCCTTTTGGGACCACAAACTCCTGAAAGAGAAAATGCAGTTAAAAAAGAAGTCTACACTTTAATCAGTCGCTACCTGCAACCGTAA
- a CDS encoding DUF1634 domain-containing protein gives MRTDPAQEALHKLELTISHLLRIGVLLAGMFLLIGWLWLWFANGSLLGSFTVYESKSLFETIHWALLTNDRPMVISILGLILLVCLPVVRVFLTGVLFVKQKDFRLAIMAFLVFVALVASFVLGIDL, from the coding sequence ATGAGAACAGATCCTGCTCAAGAAGCCCTTCATAAGTTAGAACTCACGATCAGTCATCTTTTGCGAATCGGAGTTCTGTTGGCGGGAATGTTTCTGCTTATTGGCTGGTTGTGGCTTTGGTTTGCTAACGGAAGTTTGCTTGGCAGCTTCACGGTTTACGAATCGAAATCTTTGTTCGAGACGATTCATTGGGCTCTTTTGACGAATGACCGTCCGATGGTCATTTCTATTTTGGGATTGATCTTGTTAGTGTGTCTTCCCGTTGTCAGGGTGTTTCTGACGGGTGTTCTTTTTGTGAAACAGAAAGACTTCAGATTGGCGATTATGGCCTTTCTGGTATTCGTGGCTCTGGTGGCTAGTTTTGTCTTAGGAATTGATCTGTAG
- a CDS encoding MFS transporter, with product MFSKKEKLLLAMLAAIQFSSIVDFMIMMPLGPQLMRLFHISTHQFGLLVSSYTFCAGISGFLASFFVDKFDRKLNLLFFFTGFGLGTVACALSPTYELLLLSRGLTGVFGGVLSSLVLSIVSDAISYERRGSAMGIIMTAFSMASIFGVPFSLFLANQYTWHAPFMFLGIASLLVCAMIWFFMPSMREHLDHSKTKMPIYHSLVEILRNPNQRRALVFMSAVIFGHFAIIPFLSPSMVANAGMTEAQLPLIYMIGGLFTIFTSPLIGRLADRHGKHVVFKWGAGITIIPIFLITHLGLSPLWIALTITSVFFVVSGGRMIPATALVSGTAHSQSRGAFMSIVSCAQQLSSALASYIAGIIVSQKVGGRLENFEYVGYIAIAFTILAIFLSRKIEAVDRDAPVPDLSH from the coding sequence ATGTTTTCGAAAAAAGAGAAACTCCTTCTTGCGATGCTCGCCGCCATTCAGTTTAGTTCCATTGTGGACTTCATGATTATGATGCCGCTCGGCCCCCAATTGATGAGACTCTTCCATATCAGCACCCACCAGTTCGGACTCCTCGTGTCATCGTACACTTTTTGCGCGGGCATCAGTGGTTTTTTAGCTTCATTTTTTGTCGATAAGTTTGATCGCAAGTTAAACCTTCTTTTCTTTTTCACAGGATTCGGTCTGGGCACCGTCGCTTGCGCCCTTTCTCCCACTTACGAACTCCTTTTACTCTCTCGAGGTCTGACGGGAGTGTTCGGTGGTGTATTAAGTTCTTTAGTTTTGTCGATCGTGAGTGACGCGATTTCATATGAGCGACGCGGCAGCGCGATGGGCATTATCATGACCGCGTTTTCAATGGCCTCTATCTTCGGAGTTCCTTTCAGCCTTTTCCTTGCCAATCAATACACCTGGCATGCTCCCTTTATGTTTTTAGGGATCGCTTCACTGTTGGTTTGCGCGATGATTTGGTTCTTTATGCCTTCAATGCGAGAGCATCTTGACCACTCAAAAACCAAAATGCCAATTTATCACTCGCTGGTGGAAATTCTGCGAAATCCCAATCAACGCAGAGCTTTGGTTTTTATGTCTGCCGTAATTTTCGGTCACTTTGCAATAATTCCCTTTCTTTCGCCCTCTATGGTCGCCAATGCCGGTATGACTGAGGCACAACTGCCGCTTATTTATATGATCGGCGGACTCTTCACGATCTTCACATCTCCCCTCATCGGTCGCTTGGCCGATCGCCACGGAAAACATGTCGTGTTTAAGTGGGGCGCCGGGATCACTATCATTCCCATCTTTCTTATCACCCATTTAGGCCTCAGCCCGCTCTGGATTGCCCTGACAATCACTTCTGTTTTCTTTGTGGTTTCAGGCGGAAGAATGATTCCCGCGACAGCTTTGGTTTCAGGTACAGCTCACTCACAAAGTCGTGGAGCCTTCATGAGCATCGTCAGCTGTGCTCAACAACTCTCTTCTGCTCTTGCCAGCTATATTGCTGGAATTATCGTGAGTCAAAAAGTAGGTGGAAGATTAGAAAACTTTGAATACGTGGGCTATATTGCGATCGCGTTCACGATCCTGGCGATTTTTCTTTCTCGAAAAATTGAAGCCGTGGACAGGGACGCTCCTGTTCCCGATCTCTCGCACTAG
- a CDS encoding MFS transporter has protein sequence MAMFLVSLCLVAVIILYFVNNPLNHSRKFMIRRFVNWFPLGMSYAFLYMGRYNLNVAKNAMGDMMTKEQFGLIFAAGTITYGLSFLLNGPIVDKIGGKKGIIIATLGAAIMNLCMGGATYLYLMGRLKTNMVVLFSILFALNMFFQSYGAVSIIKVKAYWFHVRERGVFGAIFGTLISFGVYFAFDWGQAIVEASKLHPTDTSWFTRTIQHLFAIDTLTTNATWLVFFIPSFLLICWALIDMVLLKDSPKEANFGDFDTADASSGDDENVKITMKLVLKKVFSSPIMYTIALVDFTSGVLRNGIMQWYLVFAHEMKDKDPVYYAGTEFFTKNWGLLLCLTGILGGFLAGMISDRVFQSRRGPPAAINNMVMVILLLVMSFFLLRNPTIVGSVAVLMTLAVIGVHSLMSGTAAADFGGKKMTATASGIVDGCVYLGSGIQSLAIGYLSAKSWQYWPIFLIPFAIAGLILSLRMWNELPEATKKYILKMEQEEAKKQGNAQSAPLADPAT, from the coding sequence ATGGCAATGTTCCTAGTGAGCCTATGTCTCGTCGCAGTAATTATCTTGTACTTCGTTAACAATCCTTTGAATCACTCACGCAAGTTTATGATTCGCCGCTTTGTTAACTGGTTCCCCCTAGGCATGAGTTACGCCTTCCTCTATATGGGTCGCTACAATCTCAACGTAGCCAAAAATGCCATGGGCGATATGATGACCAAGGAACAATTTGGTTTGATCTTCGCTGCCGGAACCATCACTTACGGTCTTTCTTTCCTTCTTAATGGCCCTATCGTCGACAAGATTGGCGGAAAAAAGGGCATCATCATCGCGACCTTAGGGGCCGCGATCATGAATCTTTGTATGGGTGGGGCAACCTATCTCTACCTAATGGGTCGTTTAAAAACGAACATGGTTGTGCTCTTCTCTATTCTTTTCGCCCTGAACATGTTCTTCCAGAGCTACGGAGCGGTATCAATCATCAAGGTCAAGGCTTACTGGTTCCACGTTCGTGAACGCGGGGTCTTCGGAGCTATCTTCGGAACGTTGATCTCTTTTGGGGTCTACTTTGCTTTTGACTGGGGACAGGCGATTGTCGAGGCCTCCAAGCTTCACCCTACTGACACTTCTTGGTTCACAAGAACAATCCAACATCTTTTCGCAATCGACACTTTGACAACGAATGCGACATGGTTGGTTTTCTTTATTCCTTCTTTCCTACTGATCTGCTGGGCATTGATCGACATGGTTCTTCTAAAGGACTCTCCTAAAGAGGCCAATTTCGGCGACTTCGATACTGCTGACGCCTCTTCAGGTGATGATGAAAACGTTAAAATCACAATGAAGTTGGTTCTTAAGAAAGTTTTCTCAAGCCCGATCATGTACACGATCGCCTTGGTTGACTTTACTTCCGGCGTTCTTCGTAACGGCATCATGCAATGGTATCTAGTATTTGCACATGAGATGAAAGACAAAGATCCTGTTTACTATGCGGGAACTGAGTTCTTCACAAAGAACTGGGGCCTTTTGCTTTGCTTGACGGGCATTCTTGGTGGTTTCTTGGCCGGCATGATCTCTGACCGCGTCTTCCAATCTCGTCGTGGACCTCCTGCAGCCATTAACAATATGGTTATGGTTATTCTTCTTTTAGTGATGTCCTTCTTCCTTTTGAGAAACCCAACGATTGTTGGATCTGTTGCCGTTCTTATGACTCTGGCGGTAATCGGCGTGCATTCTTTGATGTCTGGAACAGCAGCTGCTGACTTCGGCGGTAAAAAGATGACGGCAACTGCATCTGGTATCGTTGATGGATGCGTTTACTTGGGAAGCGGCATTCAATCTTTGGCCATTGGTTATCTTTCAGCTAAAAGCTGGCAGTACTGGCCAATCTTCTTGATTCCGTTCGCGATCGCGGGACTTATTCTTTCATTGAGAATGTGGAATGAACTTCCTGAAGCGACCAAGAAGTACATCTTGAAAATGGAGCAAGAGGAAGCCAAAAAACAAGGCAACGCTCAATCAGCTCCTCTCGCAGACCCCGCAACTTAG
- a CDS encoding universal stress protein: protein MRIIWAMDAFEDNKELNQKMAETLSNLFERTRAEIEPLYLLRENEIVLPTYEVPTWVTDHSRTAESLFREVLEDYNLPFLQEPHVIPHASQSHSGAAEVLSDYALRTKADMIVVGSHGRQGFQRFILGSFAESLLLQSEVPVYVVGAQCTHTTAIKNILFPTEFGDHSKDNFRHVLEFAKMFQAEITLFHAVARPIESLFDLDTRPKVYNYKGKMLTLDQILEHQVEHQTQRAHRWMDWALKEGVPASFRVDTSFQAIDKLILESVDRDGIDLIIMEAQSGPMSAAILGSYTRNIVRAAHCPVYVLTRHFYDHQEDRFADSPAP from the coding sequence ATGAGAATCATTTGGGCGATGGATGCCTTTGAAGACAATAAGGAGCTAAATCAGAAGATGGCAGAGACCCTGTCCAATCTTTTCGAAAGAACTCGCGCAGAAATTGAGCCTCTCTATCTTCTTAGGGAAAATGAAATTGTCCTTCCCACCTATGAAGTACCAACCTGGGTCACAGATCACTCCCGCACGGCGGAATCGCTCTTTAGAGAGGTTCTGGAGGACTACAACCTGCCCTTTCTACAAGAACCCCATGTAATCCCCCACGCCTCACAATCGCACTCTGGCGCCGCCGAGGTGCTCTCTGATTATGCTTTACGCACCAAAGCTGACATGATTGTTGTCGGCAGCCACGGGCGCCAGGGGTTCCAACGCTTTATCCTAGGGAGCTTCGCAGAAAGTCTCCTATTGCAATCCGAAGTCCCTGTTTATGTCGTGGGCGCCCAATGCACTCACACTACAGCCATTAAGAACATTTTATTTCCGACGGAATTTGGCGATCATTCAAAGGATAATTTTCGACACGTTTTAGAATTCGCAAAAATGTTTCAAGCTGAAATCACTCTCTTCCATGCCGTCGCCCGTCCCATCGAAAGTCTGTTTGATCTTGATACACGTCCAAAAGTTTATAACTACAAAGGCAAAATGCTCACTTTGGATCAAATTTTAGAGCATCAAGTTGAACATCAAACACAAAGAGCCCATCGCTGGATGGATTGGGCGCTCAAAGAAGGAGTGCCGGCCAGCTTCAGAGTAGATACCAGTTTTCAAGCAATTGATAAGTTGATTTTGGAGAGTGTCGACCGCGACGGTATCGACCTCATAATTATGGAAGCGCAGAGTGGCCCTATGAGCGCCGCGATTTTAGGCAGCTACACTCGCAACATCGTTCGCGCCGCTCACTGTCCCGTGTATGTTCTCACGAGACATTTTTATGATCATCAAGAAGATCGGTTCGCCGATTCTCCAGCACCTTAA
- the arfB gene encoding alternative ribosome rescue aminoacyl-tRNA hydrolase ArfB, translating to MEVIIPFHELNFSYARSRGPGGQNVNKTNSAAILRWNLQTTQAFSEDVKQRLLHKLAAQLTAEGDILIRSEEERDQDQNRSNCIRKLQALLKKALFVPKRRVATKPTRSSVRKRLDSKKQASEIKSNRRKINYD from the coding sequence ATGGAAGTGATAATTCCTTTTCATGAATTGAATTTCTCTTACGCGAGATCACGAGGTCCCGGCGGGCAGAATGTGAACAAGACAAATTCTGCGGCGATTTTGCGCTGGAATTTGCAAACCACTCAGGCCTTTTCTGAAGACGTGAAACAACGCCTTTTGCATAAGCTCGCGGCGCAGTTGACCGCGGAAGGTGATATTTTGATTCGCAGTGAGGAAGAACGCGATCAGGATCAAAATCGCTCAAATTGCATTCGTAAGTTACAGGCCTTGTTAAAAAAGGCCCTCTTTGTTCCGAAAAGGCGGGTGGCAACCAAGCCTACACGCAGCTCGGTTCGTAAACGTCTGGATTCAAAAAAACAAGCTTCAGAGATCAAAAGCAATCGCAGAAAAATCAACTACGACTAG
- a CDS encoding voltage-gated chloride channel family protein, whose amino-acid sequence MEGFIFSALVKRTPEQIRIFPEILKWLLIASVVGVLAGSASAGFLWALDFVTHFRLEHSWLLFLLPVAGMAIVFLYTKFGKNTSAGSNLLIDEIHNPKSVVPLRMVPLVLLGTLATHLFGGSAGREGTAVQMGGSLADQLTKVFKLDSEDRKLLLMAGISAGFSSVFGTPLAGAIFGLEVLAIGRMRYSALLPCFVAAIVADRICLAWGISHTHYSISQVPPLTAVNILWALVAGILFGLCAFLFSWSSHRATKIWNNILSSPYLQAFMGGILVIVLASILQTNRYLGLGIPVLLESFQQPLPPYDFILKLIFTVITLSAGFKGGEVTPLFFIGATLGNALAWLLPLPFTLLAGMGFVAVFAGAANTPLACTIMALELFGTTPGIYAALACVMSYLCSGHSGIYHSQRIEVRKYVEKN is encoded by the coding sequence ATGGAGGGTTTTATTTTTTCTGCATTAGTAAAACGAACCCCCGAACAAATTCGTATTTTTCCTGAGATCTTAAAGTGGCTGCTTATCGCTAGCGTCGTTGGCGTTTTGGCTGGCTCAGCTTCGGCGGGATTTCTTTGGGCTTTGGATTTCGTTACTCATTTTCGCCTAGAACACTCTTGGCTTTTATTTCTTTTGCCCGTCGCCGGAATGGCCATTGTCTTTCTTTACACCAAATTCGGAAAGAATACCTCTGCGGGAAGTAACTTACTGATCGATGAGATTCACAATCCCAAATCTGTTGTTCCACTAAGAATGGTACCACTGGTTTTGCTCGGCACCTTGGCCACTCATCTATTCGGAGGTTCTGCAGGGCGTGAAGGAACTGCCGTGCAAATGGGCGGAAGCCTTGCGGATCAGCTTACGAAAGTATTTAAATTAGATTCTGAAGATCGCAAACTCCTACTCATGGCGGGAATCTCCGCTGGATTCTCTTCCGTATTTGGCACCCCTTTGGCTGGCGCCATATTTGGCTTAGAAGTTTTAGCAATAGGAAGAATGCGCTACTCAGCACTGCTTCCGTGCTTTGTCGCCGCCATTGTTGCAGATCGCATTTGCTTAGCCTGGGGAATTTCACACACTCACTATTCCATATCGCAGGTGCCGCCACTAACCGCAGTAAATATCCTCTGGGCCCTTGTTGCTGGCATTTTGTTTGGACTTTGCGCTTTTCTTTTTTCCTGGAGCAGTCATCGGGCGACAAAAATTTGGAACAACATCCTAAGCTCCCCCTATCTGCAGGCTTTCATGGGAGGCATTTTAGTCATCGTCCTCGCGAGCATTCTGCAAACTAATCGCTATCTGGGTCTTGGGATCCCCGTGCTTCTGGAGTCCTTCCAACAACCTCTTCCTCCTTATGACTTTATTCTCAAACTTATCTTCACCGTTATTACTTTGAGCGCTGGCTTCAAAGGTGGAGAGGTCACACCTTTGTTTTTTATTGGCGCCACTTTAGGCAATGCCTTAGCTTGGTTGCTACCCCTGCCGTTCACCCTGCTGGCTGGAATGGGATTTGTTGCGGTCTTTGCCGGGGCCGCAAATACACCCCTTGCTTGTACAATTATGGCCCTTGAGCTTTTTGGCACAACTCCAGGAATCTATGCGGCACTAGCTTGTGTTATGAGTTATTTATGCTCGGGTCATTCTGGAATTTATCACTCTCAAAGGATTGAGGTACGAAAGTATGTTGAAAAAAATTAA
- a CDS encoding NAD(P)H-dependent flavin oxidoreductase encodes MLKKINTPFTEMMNIDFPIIAAPMFLVSNEELVSQASEAGGIGTFPALNYRPIEKYAEALKKIKSQTKKPIGVNIIVNKSNTRQNDDLKVALDHGVDLFITSLGSPKDVIKEAHKNGAKVFCDVTNLDHALKVQDLGADGVIAVGAGAGGHAGPISPLVLIPWLKTRMQIPIIAAGGISHGSMIAACLALGASGVSIGTRFIASKEAQVDEAYKNAIISSTPEDIVMTTRVSGTPAAVINTPYVQKLGTDLPWAFKVLKENKLTKKYMVPLIHLMGMKSLEEAAMKPTWKTVWTAGQSVGLVEEILTVQEIYKKLISEYDESVKHLSGLGLE; translated from the coding sequence ATGTTGAAAAAAATTAATACTCCCTTTACGGAAATGATGAATATAGATTTTCCAATCATTGCTGCCCCGATGTTTTTGGTGAGCAACGAGGAACTTGTCTCACAAGCAAGCGAAGCCGGCGGAATCGGCACTTTCCCAGCGCTGAACTATCGCCCTATTGAAAAGTATGCTGAAGCCTTAAAAAAAATCAAAAGCCAAACTAAGAAGCCCATTGGTGTAAATATCATCGTCAACAAAAGCAATACCCGCCAGAATGACGATCTCAAAGTTGCCTTGGATCATGGAGTTGATCTATTCATCACTTCTCTGGGCAGTCCGAAAGACGTGATTAAAGAAGCGCATAAAAATGGTGCGAAAGTTTTTTGCGATGTAACGAATCTAGATCATGCTTTGAAAGTTCAAGATCTGGGAGCTGACGGCGTTATTGCCGTAGGCGCTGGAGCTGGCGGACACGCAGGCCCAATCTCCCCCTTGGTTTTAATTCCTTGGCTTAAAACTCGAATGCAAATTCCCATCATTGCTGCGGGAGGTATTTCGCATGGTTCAATGATCGCTGCCTGCCTTGCCTTAGGAGCTTCCGGCGTTAGCATAGGCACACGCTTTATCGCCAGCAAAGAGGCACAAGTCGATGAAGCCTATAAGAATGCAATCATCAGCTCGACACCTGAGGATATCGTTATGACGACGAGAGTTTCAGGAACGCCGGCCGCGGTGATCAACACACCTTATGTGCAAAAATTGGGAACCGATTTACCTTGGGCCTTCAAAGTGTTGAAAGAAAATAAACTCACCAAAAAATACATGGTACCGTTGATTCATCTGATGGGCATGAAGTCTTTGGAAGAGGCGGCCATGAAGCCGACGTGGAAAACAGTGTGGACTGCGGGACAGTCAGTGGGTCTGGTTGAAGAGATTCTGACTGTCCAGGAAATTTATAAGAAACTTATTTCAGAATACGATGAAAGCGTGAAACATCTCTCAGGCCTTGGGCTTGAGTGA
- a CDS encoding helix-turn-helix transcriptional regulator: protein MEELSKVGVCIKDQEQRVLYQNNLSLQICGEQSGQICGKVCKKLYGEMKECSAISQGMKLFKSTEIDGSKVDAVIVNDGERISTFFYPLNEEQDQALKQEAYFAERGLTKSEIRIMQMVMQGMINSEIAEKLFISKATLKTHLNNAYKKLPPSMRPSQLRSLEAGSKTSVR, encoded by the coding sequence ATGGAAGAATTAAGCAAAGTTGGAGTCTGTATTAAGGATCAGGAACAAAGAGTTCTTTATCAAAATAATCTTTCTTTGCAGATCTGTGGCGAGCAGTCTGGGCAAATTTGTGGCAAAGTCTGCAAGAAGCTCTATGGTGAGATGAAAGAGTGCTCGGCAATATCTCAGGGTATGAAGCTTTTTAAGAGCACTGAGATCGATGGTTCGAAAGTGGATGCTGTGATCGTCAACGATGGCGAACGTATTTCAACTTTCTTCTATCCCCTCAATGAAGAGCAGGATCAGGCACTCAAGCAAGAAGCTTATTTTGCAGAGCGAGGACTTACGAAGAGCGAAATTCGCATCATGCAAATGGTGATGCAGGGAATGATTAATTCTGAGATTGCTGAAAAGTTATTTATTTCAAAGGCGACTCTGAAAACGCATTTGAATAACGCCTATAAGAAACTTCCGCCTTCCATGCGACCTTCCCAGTTGAGATCTTTGGAAGCGGGCTCTAAGACTTCCGTGCGCTAG
- a CDS encoding hotdog family protein, with translation MKNLKFTAFINLYGLVKIPLVLFCSPRVVEMTDKKFILKIPLSFRTKNHLNSMYFGALGIGAELSLVAPAVAAIAESKQKIDFVFKDFQASFLKRADGDVHFICEEIEHVLAVINEAKTNPDRVERKMKGYAVVPSKNPTEPVMTYELTLSVRNRSLKPKA, from the coding sequence ATGAAAAATCTCAAATTCACAGCCTTTATTAATTTGTACGGTCTCGTAAAAATACCTCTGGTTCTTTTCTGCTCTCCGCGAGTGGTGGAGATGACTGACAAGAAATTCATTTTGAAGATTCCATTGAGCTTCCGCACCAAGAATCATCTGAACTCGATGTACTTTGGAGCTTTGGGTATTGGTGCTGAATTGTCGTTGGTCGCACCAGCGGTGGCCGCGATAGCTGAAAGCAAACAGAAGATCGACTTTGTATTTAAAGATTTTCAGGCAAGTTTTTTAAAGCGCGCTGATGGTGATGTACATTTTATCTGTGAAGAGATCGAGCATGTCTTGGCAGTTATCAATGAAGCCAAGACAAATCCAGATCGCGTTGAAAGAAAAATGAAAGGCTATGCTGTTGTGCCTTCAAAGAATCCAACAGAGCCCGTAATGACTTACGAGCTCACTTTGTCGGTAAGAAATCGGTCACTCAAGCCCAAGGCCTGA
- a CDS encoding sulfite exporter TauE/SafE family protein: MYELLLLATAVGAGFLGSLLGLGGGIIVVPVLTLVFHVDIRYAIAASLISIVATSSGAAASYLKDSLTNLRLAVFLEIGTVSGAIVGFLIASYIKAQFLYLLFGFLLLFSALMMLRKREEHMSHHNHPWAEKMKLDGSYPDGKGGWIDYKVENVPLGLFAMFGAGVLSALLGIGSGIFKVLAMDGAMKLPIKVSSATSNFMIGVTASASAGAYLLKGDVRPEIAAPVAVGIIIGSFIGAKVMVRMPASRIRQIFVLVLSIVSIQMIMKGLK; the protein is encoded by the coding sequence ATGTACGAATTGCTGTTATTGGCAACGGCCGTGGGGGCTGGGTTTCTTGGCTCCCTTTTAGGTTTGGGCGGCGGAATCATAGTCGTTCCAGTTCTGACTTTAGTTTTTCACGTCGATATTCGGTATGCCATTGCTGCAAGTCTGATTTCGATCGTAGCAACTTCTTCTGGTGCAGCGGCAAGTTATCTTAAAGATTCTCTTACAAACCTTCGACTGGCTGTCTTTCTTGAAATTGGCACGGTTTCCGGGGCGATTGTTGGTTTTCTTATTGCCTCGTATATCAAGGCTCAATTCCTCTATCTTCTGTTTGGCTTTCTTCTTTTGTTTTCGGCGCTCATGATGTTGCGAAAGCGCGAAGAGCACATGTCACATCATAATCATCCTTGGGCAGAGAAGATGAAGCTCGATGGTTCCTATCCGGATGGCAAAGGAGGATGGATTGACTACAAAGTCGAGAATGTTCCTTTGGGTTTATTTGCCATGTTTGGTGCTGGTGTCCTTTCGGCTTTGCTAGGTATTGGCAGTGGTATCTTTAAAGTGTTGGCGATGGACGGCGCGATGAAGCTGCCTATCAAAGTTTCTTCTGCGACTTCAAACTTTATGATCGGCGTGACGGCTTCCGCAAGTGCGGGTGCTTATTTGCTAAAAGGTGATGTTCGCCCAGAAATTGCCGCACCGGTGGCCGTTGGAATTATCATTGGTTCCTTCATTGGTGCGAAGGTGATGGTTAGAATGCCGGCATCACGTATCCGTCAGATCTTTGTCCTCGTTCTTTCTATCGTTTCAATTCAAATGATTATGAAAGGACTCAAGTAA